One region of Bradyrhizobium betae genomic DNA includes:
- a CDS encoding HdeA family protein, giving the protein MKTTLSILFAAAFSLSSMPAHAVKWDLSTMTCKQFLESGEDNIAVVLTWMDGWYKGDEDNAIIDTEVFIDNAKKFGAYCGKNPTVSVVTAADEILGK; this is encoded by the coding sequence ATGAAGACCACGCTTTCGATTCTGTTCGCCGCAGCGTTCTCGCTGTCGTCGATGCCCGCCCATGCCGTCAAGTGGGACCTCTCGACCATGACCTGCAAGCAGTTCCTCGAGAGCGGGGAAGACAACATCGCGGTCGTGCTGACCTGGATGGATGGCTGGTACAAGGGCGACGAGGACAACGCGATCATCGACACCGAGGTGTTCATCGACAACGCCAAGAAGTTCGGTGCCTATTGCGGAAAGAATCCGACCGTCAGCGTCGTCACCGCGGCCGACGAAATTCTCGGCAAGTAA
- a CDS encoding PaaI family thioesterase: MPSQPEAEFGITEARRILGEVFAPWVQDLNLTVERMEHAQPADMPDWQPSALLRMPFSERLCRNGGVVCGQALMALADTAMVMANLAANRGYRPMTTVDQTTHFMRAVSSSDVLADARVVRLGRTMSFGRVTLLSASDNKPVAMVSSAFAMLPG; encoded by the coding sequence ATGCCATCGCAGCCAGAAGCCGAGTTCGGCATCACCGAGGCCAGACGCATCCTCGGCGAGGTCTTTGCGCCCTGGGTCCAGGACCTCAACCTTACCGTCGAGCGCATGGAGCACGCGCAGCCGGCCGACATGCCCGACTGGCAGCCGAGCGCGCTGCTCCGCATGCCGTTCTCGGAGCGGCTGTGCCGCAACGGCGGCGTGGTCTGCGGCCAGGCGCTGATGGCGCTCGCCGACACCGCGATGGTGATGGCGAACCTCGCCGCCAATCGCGGCTACCGTCCCATGACCACGGTCGACCAGACCACGCATTTCATGCGCGCGGTTTCCTCCTCCGACGTGCTCGCCGACGCCCGCGTGGTGCGGCTCGGCCGCACCATGAGCTTCGGCCGCGTCACGCTGCTCTCCGCCTCCGACAACAAACCGGTAGCGATGGTGTCGAGCGCGTTCGCGATGTTGCCGGGCTGA